The following proteins come from a genomic window of Nostoc sp. ATCC 53789:
- a CDS encoding dienelactone hydrolase family protein codes for MQITKRNVELRVDGSLMRVYVAAPKAAGKYPGIVFYSDIYQLGDPMIRLANYLAGYGYVVAAPEIFHRIEPVGLVIEPDDLGRMRGNDDARRTSVADYDADCLAVIEFLKGESAVSPNQIGTLGFCIGGHLAFRAAFQSEIRACVCCYPTGIPSGKLGKEVADTIQRVSEIKGEMLMVFGTLDPHIPDSDRQIIIKAIENANIPHQVFFYEAEHTFMRDDGYRYDSSATTAAWSEIITFLGRIFAN; via the coding sequence GTGCAAATTACTAAGCGCAACGTTGAGTTAAGAGTCGATGGCAGTTTAATGCGTGTTTATGTTGCGGCTCCTAAAGCAGCAGGAAAATACCCTGGTATTGTCTTCTACAGTGATATTTATCAGCTAGGCGATCCAATGATTCGTCTAGCGAACTACTTAGCAGGATATGGCTATGTAGTAGCAGCACCAGAAATTTTTCACCGAATAGAGCCAGTTGGTTTAGTAATAGAGCCAGACGATCTGGGAAGGATGCGGGGTAATGACGATGCGCGTCGAACCTCCGTAGCTGATTATGATGCCGATTGCCTTGCTGTGATTGAATTTCTAAAAGGAGAGAGTGCAGTTTCTCCAAATCAAATAGGCACTCTCGGCTTTTGTATTGGTGGACATTTAGCATTCCGCGCAGCATTTCAAAGCGAAATTCGGGCTTGTGTCTGCTGTTACCCGACTGGTATTCCCAGTGGTAAGCTGGGTAAAGAGGTAGCCGATACAATCCAGAGAGTAAGTGAAATCAAAGGCGAGATGCTAATGGTGTTCGGTACTCTTGACCCTCATATACCAGATAGCGATCGCCAAATCATAATCAAAGCAATTGAGAATGCTAACATCCCTCACCAAGTTTTCTTCTATGAAGCAGAACATACATTCATGCGCGACGACGGTTATCGTTATGATTCTAGTGCTACCACCGCAGCTTGGTCTGAAATAATAACTTTCTTAGGGCGCATATTCGCAAACTGA
- a CDS encoding metallophosphatase, whose amino-acid sequence MCMWAILSGIEGNLAAYEAVLADIKHQRNNVEILYILGDLVGPRPEAEKLVERVLNPSRRELEPLICKGWWEEQCLILHGLGPTGDAPELIAKYGGDTVQMLWECVSRKTVQWLRSLDFGFFELDCLLIHGSTVGVGEELTPETPPIQMLDRLSRMQANNLFCGRSGLTFQYQLQAGSITTRLTTLDNQTPPQTVTVTPRQVIGVGNVGRTSGQATYTLYDPGTNQVEFKTVYYGNSKGFQTQHKSLKKNSEVKI is encoded by the coding sequence TTAAGCGGAATTGAAGGTAATTTAGCAGCTTATGAAGCTGTGCTGGCAGATATTAAGCATCAACGTAATAACGTAGAAATTTTGTATATTTTAGGCGATTTGGTGGGGCCAAGACCAGAAGCCGAGAAGTTGGTAGAACGAGTACTTAACCCATCTCGTCGAGAATTAGAACCCCTAATTTGTAAAGGTTGGTGGGAAGAACAGTGTTTGATTTTGCATGGTTTAGGCCCCACTGGAGACGCTCCTGAATTAATTGCAAAATATGGGGGCGACACTGTTCAAATGTTATGGGAGTGTGTTTCCCGTAAAACAGTACAATGGTTGCGATCGCTAGACTTTGGTTTTTTTGAATTAGATTGTTTGTTAATTCACGGTTCAACGGTAGGTGTGGGCGAGGAATTAACCCCAGAAACTCCCCCAATCCAAATGCTTGATAGACTGTCGCGGATGCAAGCGAACAATCTATTCTGCGGTCGTTCTGGTTTAACTTTTCAGTATCAACTGCAAGCCGGTTCCATCACCACTAGACTAACTACTCTTGATAACCAAACGCCTCCACAGACTGTTACCGTTACACCACGTCAGGTAATTGGGGTGGGGAATGTGGGACGCACATCAGGTCAAGCTACTTATACTCTCTACGATCCTGGCACAAATCAAGTGGAATTTAAGACAGTATATTACGGCAACAGTAAAGGATTTCAAACCCAGCACAAGTCTTTGAAGAAGAATTCAGAAGTCAAAATTTAA